In Archangium violaceum, the following are encoded in one genomic region:
- a CDS encoding alpha-2-macroglobulin family protein → MRYSARIAVLAALVSASVAAAKPLYITVPRAYGSGEPVAVDVAFESKGPVELRVLEPADVDSFIRAQGDIRRAWQQPPTTANPGNALSRGLNAAHSPGSFLLFALNEDFRKAVAPGLPSRPPPPPGRPLARVSEGPEKLVGVPPGFTVVRSQWLNLDLGGSDREFSVPGFDTSYYSSGYEERRVTLPPLPVGMYILQLVQGRVEGQVVLVVTDLTVQLKQTDGQVLVRVAGRDQKPRPGAQVQVYLASGKGPAGTTDDKGEVTLAVQEPRLIATATVGGDTAIVDTDFYSSLAVAPDVFIYSDRPIYKPGDEVKFRGLVRQPDSFLARLFTPRRREVAVKLVSAEGREVQTRARVDEFGSFSGNMSVPTDLGTGVLRVMAELDSQPHQGEARVQDYVKPTFYLELQPEKETVVPGETVRATVRARRYAGGVPAGAKYEVFLYRTLLDAPAWVDDAGLGGQGSAVTYGSASTTEGKLSVPERLFSTVAQRGVEEDPWASAATFDANGEAELEIPVPALKPGEERLPYRYTLTVRARDDQQTFANASAAFFLSKVEVLGATRYSAAVVKKGSEATLSIRATTLGGKPYGATPGEVEFVLRKADGAEKSLGKRSFTTGADGVHREKVPTSDVGAVVARVTVKDKNGQAWTGEDQTLVIGDADEPVARVPNLTLASLSGTLAPGDSAQLVALLPDSWGPGGADAGPVWVTLSGSGVYGTQLVELKGRTLVHSFEVEKRFGSAVYASVAYPTAEGRWEERMVGFRIIPAERTLTVTLQPRRAEATPLTEQVIDVRVTDHEGQGVVAQLSVGVVDKAVYAIQSEFRPKVLDFFYPPGRDNVATFFSSEFQGYGYGEALARKMAGLPDHAFASIKPPTRQAKDLERDTAYWSPNVVTDRDGRATVRFKLPANQTLWVVTSVAADTSGRFGESTAEFATRGGLNLYAALPQFLRQGDEALASVRLSAGEAAKGSQLLDVRLAAAGVLEPAEANQKVELGKGSEQVLPITLKAQRSGSAELAVEVMGGKEPLRDRRTVAVRPAVLADPVKVSQWGGGELSLPAAPSATVSDVELVLQPSLVDAALSNVRELLTYPYGCLEQLVSTTVPNVALYQTLKKSGSLESLDTDSQGLLAEARSRAVQGTARILEMSVKGGGFTWFSGYSQADVPMTLIALDGLAYAVEAGLVDRNDPRITESMRWLEAQGEMPFEWDATRAYVLARLDGERQAARVRALVERASPGDLYPLALSVLAAEKAGVMKEPALKGRIDELVAQSNEGFVTLANMPAPSEAMWRYPLRQVGLTAILGHAASFGKMDVSKARRRLLEALSEPGLSTFDRSTALLHSLWLIERDAKEFRKLAPPEVKGAKGQVRFSPRGMGLVATLEPGTRTVDVAGFEGVATLRAVAATPLADVKPVEQGMSLRRAYYVLREGGRVQLNPGDSVSQGEEVYVELTLDARGENRVRSAYYVLEDAVPAGFVPLVEDKEFRGPPHSLPLAPESLKRRSLSPERATFFFEEPTWWSDSPRTVGYVMRAQFAGSFSAPPAFIEDMYVTSIRGRTGSDVLKVAPSQRTSGDVGKSEW, encoded by the coding sequence ATGAGGTACTCCGCTCGCATCGCGGTACTGGCCGCGCTGGTGTCCGCCAGCGTGGCGGCGGCCAAGCCGCTCTACATCACCGTCCCCCGTGCCTACGGCAGCGGCGAGCCCGTGGCCGTGGACGTGGCCTTCGAGAGCAAGGGGCCCGTCGAGCTGCGGGTGCTCGAGCCCGCGGACGTCGACTCCTTCATCCGCGCGCAGGGGGATATCCGGCGCGCCTGGCAGCAGCCCCCCACCACGGCGAACCCCGGCAACGCGCTCAGCCGCGGCCTCAACGCCGCGCACTCGCCGGGCTCGTTCCTGCTGTTCGCCCTCAACGAGGACTTCCGCAAGGCCGTGGCGCCGGGTCTGCCCTCGCGTCCGCCTCCGCCTCCGGGCCGCCCGCTGGCCCGCGTGTCCGAGGGTCCCGAGAAGCTCGTGGGCGTACCTCCCGGTTTCACCGTGGTGCGCAGCCAGTGGCTGAACCTGGACCTCGGTGGCTCCGATCGCGAGTTCAGCGTCCCGGGCTTCGACACCTCCTATTACTCGAGCGGTTACGAGGAGCGCCGCGTGACGCTCCCGCCGCTGCCCGTCGGCATGTACATCCTCCAACTCGTCCAGGGCCGCGTGGAGGGGCAGGTGGTGCTCGTCGTCACCGACCTGACCGTGCAGCTCAAGCAGACGGATGGGCAGGTGCTGGTGCGCGTGGCGGGGAGGGATCAGAAGCCGCGCCCGGGCGCCCAGGTGCAGGTGTATCTGGCCTCGGGCAAGGGTCCGGCCGGCACCACGGATGACAAGGGCGAGGTGACACTGGCCGTCCAGGAGCCGCGCCTCATCGCCACGGCCACGGTGGGCGGGGACACCGCCATCGTGGACACGGACTTCTACTCGTCGCTGGCGGTGGCGCCCGACGTGTTCATCTACAGCGACAGGCCCATCTACAAGCCGGGCGACGAGGTGAAGTTCCGCGGCCTGGTGCGCCAGCCGGACAGCTTCCTCGCGCGCCTCTTCACGCCGCGCCGGCGCGAGGTGGCGGTGAAGCTCGTCTCGGCCGAGGGCCGCGAGGTGCAGACGCGCGCGCGGGTGGACGAGTTCGGCAGCTTCTCTGGAAACATGTCGGTGCCGACGGACCTGGGCACCGGCGTGCTGCGCGTGATGGCCGAGCTGGACTCGCAGCCGCACCAGGGCGAGGCGCGCGTGCAGGACTACGTGAAGCCCACCTTCTACCTGGAACTGCAGCCGGAGAAGGAGACGGTGGTGCCGGGCGAGACGGTGCGGGCCACGGTGCGGGCGCGCCGGTACGCGGGCGGAGTGCCCGCGGGCGCGAAGTACGAGGTGTTCCTCTACCGCACGCTGCTGGACGCTCCGGCCTGGGTGGATGACGCGGGCCTGGGCGGGCAGGGGAGCGCGGTGACGTACGGCTCGGCGTCCACCACGGAGGGCAAGCTGAGCGTCCCCGAGCGCTTGTTCTCCACGGTGGCCCAGCGCGGGGTGGAGGAGGATCCCTGGGCGAGCGCCGCGACCTTCGACGCCAATGGCGAGGCGGAGCTCGAGATTCCCGTGCCCGCGCTCAAGCCGGGCGAGGAGCGCCTGCCGTACCGCTACACGCTCACCGTGCGCGCGCGGGATGACCAGCAGACGTTCGCCAACGCGAGCGCCGCCTTCTTCCTGTCCAAGGTGGAGGTGCTGGGGGCCACGCGCTACTCGGCGGCGGTGGTGAAGAAGGGCTCCGAGGCGACGCTGAGCATCCGCGCCACCACGCTGGGCGGCAAGCCCTACGGGGCCACGCCGGGCGAGGTGGAGTTCGTGCTGCGCAAGGCCGATGGCGCCGAGAAGAGCCTGGGCAAGCGGAGCTTCACCACGGGCGCGGATGGCGTGCACCGCGAGAAGGTGCCCACCTCGGACGTGGGCGCGGTGGTGGCTCGCGTCACGGTGAAGGACAAGAACGGACAGGCCTGGACGGGCGAGGACCAGACGCTCGTCATCGGCGACGCCGACGAGCCGGTGGCCCGGGTGCCCAACCTCACGCTGGCGTCGCTCTCCGGCACGCTGGCGCCGGGGGACTCGGCGCAGCTGGTGGCGCTGCTTCCGGACAGCTGGGGCCCGGGTGGCGCGGATGCGGGCCCGGTGTGGGTGACGCTCTCCGGCTCGGGGGTGTACGGCACGCAGCTGGTGGAGCTGAAGGGCCGCACGCTGGTGCACTCCTTCGAGGTGGAGAAGCGCTTCGGCAGCGCGGTGTACGCGTCGGTGGCGTACCCGACGGCCGAGGGCCGCTGGGAGGAGCGCATGGTGGGCTTCCGCATCATCCCCGCCGAGCGCACCCTCACCGTGACGCTGCAGCCCCGGCGCGCCGAGGCCACGCCGCTCACCGAGCAGGTCATCGACGTCCGGGTGACGGACCACGAGGGCCAGGGCGTGGTGGCGCAGCTGTCGGTGGGCGTGGTGGACAAGGCCGTCTACGCCATCCAGAGCGAGTTCCGCCCCAAGGTGCTGGACTTCTTCTACCCGCCGGGCCGCGACAACGTGGCCACCTTCTTCTCCTCCGAGTTCCAGGGCTACGGCTATGGCGAGGCGCTCGCGCGGAAGATGGCGGGGCTGCCGGACCATGCCTTCGCCTCCATCAAGCCGCCCACGCGGCAGGCGAAGGACCTGGAGCGCGACACCGCGTACTGGAGCCCCAACGTGGTGACGGACCGGGACGGGCGGGCCACGGTGCGCTTCAAGCTGCCGGCCAACCAGACGCTCTGGGTGGTGACGAGCGTGGCGGCGGACACCTCGGGCCGCTTCGGCGAGTCCACCGCCGAGTTCGCCACGCGCGGTGGGCTCAACCTGTACGCCGCGCTGCCGCAGTTCCTCCGCCAGGGGGACGAGGCGCTCGCGTCGGTGCGCCTGTCGGCCGGTGAGGCGGCCAAGGGCAGCCAGTTGCTGGACGTGCGGCTCGCGGCGGCGGGGGTGCTCGAGCCCGCCGAGGCGAATCAGAAGGTGGAGCTGGGCAAGGGGAGTGAGCAGGTGCTGCCCATCACCCTGAAGGCCCAGCGCTCCGGCTCGGCCGAGCTGGCGGTGGAGGTGATGGGAGGCAAGGAGCCGCTGCGCGACAGGCGCACGGTGGCGGTACGGCCGGCGGTGCTGGCGGATCCGGTGAAGGTGTCGCAGTGGGGCGGCGGCGAGCTGTCCCTGCCCGCGGCCCCGAGCGCGACCGTCTCCGACGTGGAGCTGGTGCTGCAGCCGTCGCTGGTGGATGCGGCGCTCTCCAACGTACGAGAGCTGCTGACGTACCCGTACGGGTGCCTGGAGCAGCTGGTGTCCACCACGGTGCCCAACGTGGCGCTGTACCAGACGCTGAAGAAGTCGGGCTCGCTGGAGTCGCTCGACACGGACAGCCAGGGGCTGCTGGCCGAGGCGCGCAGCCGCGCGGTGCAGGGCACGGCCCGCATCCTCGAGATGTCCGTGAAGGGCGGCGGCTTCACCTGGTTCAGCGGCTACAGCCAGGCGGACGTGCCCATGACGCTGATCGCCCTGGACGGGCTGGCGTACGCGGTGGAGGCGGGGCTGGTGGATCGCAACGACCCGCGCATCACCGAGAGCATGCGCTGGCTGGAGGCCCAGGGGGAGATGCCCTTCGAGTGGGACGCCACGCGGGCCTATGTGCTGGCGCGGCTGGACGGCGAGCGTCAGGCGGCCCGGGTGCGCGCGCTGGTGGAGCGGGCCTCGCCGGGAGACCTGTACCCGCTGGCGCTGTCGGTGCTGGCCGCCGAGAAGGCCGGGGTGATGAAGGAGCCCGCGCTGAAGGGCCGCATCGACGAGCTGGTGGCGCAGAGCAACGAGGGCTTCGTCACGCTGGCCAACATGCCCGCGCCGAGCGAGGCGATGTGGCGCTACCCGCTGCGCCAGGTGGGCCTCACCGCCATCCTGGGTCACGCGGCGTCCTTCGGGAAGATGGACGTGAGCAAGGCGCGCCGGCGGTTGCTGGAGGCGCTCAGCGAGCCGGGGCTGTCCACCTTCGATCGGAGCACGGCGCTGCTGCACTCGCTGTGGCTCATCGAGCGCGACGCGAAGGAGTTCCGCAAGCTGGCGCCGCCGGAGGTGAAGGGCGCGAAGGGGCAGGTGCGCTTCTCGCCACGGGGCATGGGCCTGGTGGCCACGCTGGAGCCGGGGACCCGCACGGTGGACGTGGCGGGCTTCGAGGGCGTGGCGACACTCCGGGCCGTCGCGGCCACGCCGCTGGCGGACGTGAAGCCCGTGGAGCAGGGCATGAGCCTGCGGCGCGCCTACTACGTGCTGCGCGAGGGCGGCCGGGTGCAGCTGAACCCGGGCGACAGCGTCAGCCAGGGCGAGGAGGTGTACGTGGAGCTGACGCTGGACGCGCGCGGGGAGAACCGGGTGCGCTCGGCGTACTACGTGCTGGAGGACGCGGTGCCGGCGGGCTTCGTGCCGCTGGTGGAGGACAAGGAGTTCCGCGGTCCACCGCACTCGCTGCCGCTGGCACCCGAGTCCCTCAAGCGGCGCTCGCTGAGCCCCGAGCGGGCCACGTTCTTCTTCGAGGAGCCGACGTGGTGGAGCGACAGTCCGCGCACGGTGGGCTACGTGATGCGGGCGCAGTTCGCGGGCAGCTTCTCCGCGCCGCCGGCCTTCATCGAGGACATGTACGTGACGAGCATCCGGGGCCGCACGGGCTCGGACGTGCTGAAGGTGGCGCCGTCCCAGCGCACCTCGGGCGACGTCGGCAAGAGCGAGTGGTGA
- a CDS encoding DUF1175 family protein: MPLLLLLLSLQAASPAPEPLDVLLRREVAQVALAQVRRMDSQWNPAQRDCAGLVRFVFRAAYRRFQPQRLDSPLWRDDKGQPGDFADAETLLTHSFAPLGRDEATRESLRTGDLVAFRLERDSGPIFHLMLVVRPEDKAHAPTRVVYHPGDKGASVRTGVLQSLVTEAPLEWRPVPQNTAFLGFFRFKEWMR, encoded by the coding sequence ATGCCCCTGCTGCTCCTGCTCCTGTCGCTCCAGGCGGCCTCGCCCGCTCCCGAGCCCCTCGACGTGCTGCTCCGGCGCGAGGTGGCCCAGGTGGCGCTCGCCCAGGTGCGCCGGATGGATTCCCAGTGGAACCCCGCCCAGCGCGACTGCGCCGGCCTGGTGCGCTTCGTCTTCCGCGCCGCGTACCGGCGCTTCCAGCCCCAGCGGCTCGACTCGCCCCTGTGGCGCGATGACAAGGGCCAGCCCGGCGACTTCGCCGATGCCGAGACGCTCCTCACGCACAGCTTCGCGCCGCTCGGCCGCGACGAGGCCACGCGCGAGTCGCTTCGCACCGGAGACCTCGTCGCCTTCCGGCTGGAGCGGGACTCGGGCCCCATCTTCCACCTGATGCTCGTGGTGCGCCCGGAGGACAAGGCGCATGCCCCCACGCGCGTCGTCTACCACCCGGGCGACAAGGGGGCCTCGGTCCGTACCGGCGTCCTCCAGTCGCTCGTCACCGAGGCGCCCCTGGAGTGGCGCCCGGTGCCCCAGAACACCGCCTTCCTCGGCTTCTTCCGCTTCAAGGAGTGGATGCGATGA
- a CDS encoding DUF2135 domain-containing protein, translating to MLPVLLAVLLTQAPAPTANPRQQGVPIGKGKTLPTVRLTAPSGGWTVDRMLLVEGTLSDTTIDPVVISINGDRYLMRTFSGRFKRKFPAASGKNVVTVLATNQAGTTRAQATSYAQIPPVPLKAILTSDTEGVYTDLHIYEPTQESLSQAQDGSGQVLDLKKMAHVYWANTESPSGGTFYLNEQGGDFDDPAYGPYLYVHRAPPKGLYLIATNYWPSGDKAHTVATLNVVLYGGTPQEMRRMVRIPLATPGTTRVLAWVNVLGDGKAEIYVPSQDPAPKSPEWPRNLDEAVKTLTSGGVDSEY from the coding sequence ATGCTGCCCGTACTCCTGGCCGTGCTGCTCACGCAGGCCCCGGCCCCCACCGCCAATCCCCGCCAGCAGGGTGTTCCCATCGGCAAGGGCAAGACGCTGCCCACCGTGCGCCTCACCGCTCCTTCTGGCGGCTGGACGGTGGACCGGATGCTGCTCGTCGAGGGCACCCTCAGCGACACCACCATCGACCCGGTGGTCATCTCCATCAACGGCGACCGCTACCTGATGCGCACCTTCAGCGGGCGCTTCAAGCGCAAGTTCCCCGCCGCCAGCGGCAAGAACGTCGTCACCGTCCTGGCCACCAATCAGGCCGGCACCACTCGCGCCCAGGCTACCAGCTACGCGCAGATCCCTCCCGTCCCGCTCAAGGCCATCCTCACCAGCGACACCGAGGGCGTCTACACCGACCTCCACATCTACGAGCCCACCCAGGAGAGCCTCTCCCAGGCCCAGGATGGCTCGGGTCAGGTGCTCGACCTGAAGAAGATGGCCCACGTCTACTGGGCCAACACCGAGAGCCCCAGCGGCGGCACCTTCTATCTCAACGAGCAGGGCGGTGACTTCGACGACCCCGCCTACGGGCCCTACCTCTACGTCCACCGCGCTCCCCCCAAGGGTCTCTACCTCATCGCCACCAACTACTGGCCCAGCGGGGACAAGGCCCACACCGTGGCCACCCTCAACGTCGTCCTCTACGGTGGCACGCCCCAGGAGATGCGGCGCATGGTGCGCATCCCCCTGGCCACTCCCGGCACCACGCGCGTGCTCGCCTGGGTGAACGTGCTCGGCGATGGCAAGGCCGAGATCTACGTGCCCTCGCAGGATCCCGCCCCCAAGTCCCCCGAGTGGCCTCGCAACCTCGACGAGGCCGTCAAGACGCTCACCAGCGGCGGCGTGGACTCGGAGTACTGA
- a CDS encoding restriction endonuclease: MGREDAYKSRIKAMGWARLRTFHERLIQGRVEGWEPGKAFEYLVLRAFELEGAEVTWPYIIALSPLEPGGETEQIDGAVFVDGLACIVEAKDTTQSTSIVPIAKMRNQLLRRPASTIGLIFSRGGFSRSATTLVRFVAPQTILLWKGEEVAHALKHRAFRTTLHRK, encoded by the coding sequence GTGGGAAGAGAAGACGCGTACAAGTCCCGGATCAAAGCGATGGGTTGGGCCCGGCTGAGGACCTTCCATGAGCGACTCATTCAGGGGCGAGTGGAGGGATGGGAACCTGGAAAGGCATTCGAGTATTTGGTGCTCCGCGCATTCGAACTCGAGGGCGCCGAAGTGACCTGGCCCTACATCATCGCTCTCTCACCTTTGGAACCGGGTGGAGAGACGGAACAGATCGACGGTGCCGTCTTCGTGGACGGGCTTGCGTGCATCGTGGAAGCCAAGGACACCACCCAATCCACGAGCATCGTTCCCATCGCCAAGATGCGAAACCAGTTGCTCCGCAGGCCAGCAAGCACCATTGGACTGATCTTCAGCCGCGGTGGCTTCTCCCGCTCGGCCACCACACTCGTCAGGTTCGTCGCCCCGCAGACGATCCTCCTGTGGAAGGGCGAAGAGGTCGCTCACGCGCTGAAGCACCGGGCATTCCGAACGACATTGCACCGCAAGTAA
- a CDS encoding class I SAM-dependent methyltransferase produces MELYERAELYDIAFSYRDIGAEVDVVKAWYEGMTGHPRPARVLELGAGPARHARELARRGSEAWALDMSPAMSDYARAQAVADGVRLEVVTADMTAFELPRRFDLILLMINSAAHLLTESAMVRHLECVARTLTPGGVYVMEVAHPADDEKYPNGEPPRQWTVQRGQTTVDIRLGTPGDPIDQQSRVRTTTVELKANIAGRHVSFEEKLPMRAWKKQAIDEAIQRAGGFGAVRVYGDFAPDAAFERPDAWRMVYVMQRAGGPQR; encoded by the coding sequence TTGGAACTGTACGAACGAGCGGAGCTGTACGACATCGCGTTTTCCTACCGGGACATCGGTGCCGAGGTCGATGTCGTGAAAGCCTGGTACGAGGGAATGACCGGCCACCCCAGGCCAGCGCGAGTACTCGAGCTGGGAGCCGGGCCCGCGAGGCATGCCCGCGAGCTCGCGCGGCGGGGCTCGGAGGCCTGGGCGCTGGATATGTCCCCCGCCATGTCCGACTACGCCCGCGCACAGGCGGTCGCGGACGGAGTCCGGCTCGAGGTCGTGACCGCGGACATGACCGCGTTCGAGCTGCCTCGCCGTTTCGACCTGATCCTGTTGATGATCAACTCGGCGGCGCACCTGCTGACGGAGTCGGCCATGGTGCGCCACCTGGAGTGCGTCGCCCGTACCCTCACTCCGGGCGGTGTCTACGTCATGGAGGTGGCCCACCCGGCGGACGACGAGAAATACCCGAACGGTGAGCCCCCTCGGCAGTGGACGGTGCAGCGCGGGCAGACGACCGTCGACATCCGCCTGGGTACACCCGGGGACCCCATCGACCAGCAGAGCCGCGTGCGGACCACCACCGTGGAGCTGAAGGCGAACATCGCCGGCCGCCACGTGTCCTTCGAGGAGAAGCTGCCGATGCGCGCCTGGAAGAAGCAGGCCATCGACGAAGCCATCCAGCGCGCCGGTGGGTTCGGCGCCGTCCGTGTCTACGGTGATTTCGCCCCGGACGCGGCGTTCGAGCGGCCGGACGCCTGGCGGATGGTCTACGTGATGCAACGCGCGGGCGGCCCCCAGCGCTGA
- a CDS encoding archaemetzincin gives MRAQHLRGLGPLFAVAVLLGGVLAVAAEAPASPERVVAIVPLGRVKQEYLERIAQELQARMNVRVRIDARRELPKAAYYAPRRRWRAERILDWLDETPPEGAWKVIAVTEAELSTTKGKIPDWGIAGLGTIGGRNCVLSAYLYKKHSRTKEALLRRLGDVAVHEFGHTLGFPHCEVKGCVMSDAKGKAIKSADESTGHYCATCLGLLAPEDRALVK, from the coding sequence ATGCGTGCTCAACACCTTCGGGGCCTGGGTCCCCTGTTCGCCGTCGCGGTGCTGCTGGGAGGAGTGCTGGCCGTCGCGGCCGAAGCGCCCGCGTCACCGGAGCGCGTGGTGGCGATCGTTCCCCTGGGCAGGGTGAAGCAGGAGTACCTGGAGCGGATCGCCCAGGAGCTCCAGGCCCGCATGAACGTGCGGGTTCGCATTGACGCGCGGCGGGAGCTTCCGAAGGCGGCGTACTACGCGCCGCGCCGCCGCTGGAGGGCAGAGCGCATCCTGGACTGGCTGGACGAGACTCCGCCGGAGGGCGCCTGGAAGGTGATCGCGGTGACGGAGGCGGAGCTCTCCACCACGAAGGGGAAGATCCCCGACTGGGGCATCGCGGGCCTGGGGACCATCGGGGGCCGCAACTGCGTGCTCTCGGCCTACCTGTACAAGAAGCACAGCAGGACGAAGGAGGCGCTGCTGCGCCGGCTGGGAGATGTGGCGGTGCACGAGTTCGGCCACACGCTGGGCTTCCCCCACTGCGAGGTGAAGGGCTGCGTGATGTCGGACGCGAAGGGCAAGGCCATCAAGTCCGCGGACGAGAGCACGGGGCACTACTGCGCGACGTGCCTCGGGCTGCTGGCTCCCGAGGACCGGGCCCTGGTGAAGTAG
- the mtgA gene encoding monofunctional biosynthetic peptidoglycan transglycosylase, whose product MASRTMKLSQSGTSKVKPATGKTKLATTGKAKQLGKGSKGGGGGLLRTLLMVGFLGLVVFVSYEYARLPDAVPLLKQNPKTTALMEQRAEEAREAGRKARRTQSWVGLSNVSKYAIDAVLLSEDASFYLHEGVDTKELENALEDAMRKGKLGRGASTITQQLAKNLWLSTDRSLLRKGKELILAHRLETSLPKNRILTLYLNVVEWGNGVYGIEAGAREHFGISASQLTAAQGAILASMLPAPRKRSPASGSKALKKRAHWIIDQMEAVKRLGAEQARAAHAEIDQILSGKKPDGTEEEEDGT is encoded by the coding sequence ATGGCCAGCCGTACGATGAAATTGAGTCAGAGCGGTACGAGCAAGGTGAAGCCAGCGACGGGCAAGACGAAGCTGGCCACCACGGGCAAGGCGAAGCAGCTCGGGAAGGGGAGCAAGGGCGGAGGCGGCGGGCTGCTGCGCACGCTGCTGATGGTGGGCTTCCTGGGGCTCGTGGTGTTCGTGTCCTACGAGTACGCACGCCTGCCAGACGCGGTCCCGCTGCTGAAGCAGAACCCGAAGACGACGGCGCTCATGGAGCAGCGCGCGGAGGAGGCGAGGGAGGCCGGCCGCAAGGCGCGGCGGACGCAGTCCTGGGTGGGGCTGTCGAACGTGTCGAAGTACGCCATCGACGCGGTGTTGCTCTCGGAGGACGCGAGCTTCTACCTGCACGAGGGCGTGGACACGAAGGAGCTGGAGAACGCGCTGGAAGACGCCATGCGCAAGGGGAAGCTGGGGCGAGGCGCCTCGACGATCACCCAGCAGCTGGCGAAGAACCTCTGGCTGTCGACGGACCGGAGCCTGCTGCGCAAGGGCAAGGAGCTCATCCTGGCGCACCGGCTGGAGACGTCGCTGCCGAAGAACCGCATCCTCACGCTGTACCTGAACGTGGTGGAGTGGGGGAACGGGGTCTACGGAATCGAGGCGGGAGCGCGGGAACACTTCGGCATCTCGGCCTCGCAGCTGACGGCGGCACAGGGGGCGATCCTCGCGTCAATGCTCCCGGCGCCCCGCAAGCGCTCACCGGCCTCGGGCTCCAAGGCGCTGAAGAAGCGGGCGCACTGGATCATCGATCAGATGGAAGCGGTGAAGCGGCTCGGTGCGGAGCAGGCGCGGGCGGCTCACGCGGAGATCGATCAGATCCTCAGTGGGAAGAAGCCGGACGGGACCGAGGAAGAAGAGGACGGCACCTGA